From the bacterium genome, the window AAGGAGTGTATGTATAAGTAACTTAAAACAGATTGGTCTTGCATTAAGAATGTATAGCCAGGACTACAGAGAATTCTTCCCGATTACATCAGCAACAACTCTTCAGACAGCAGTTGGATGCCTTGGACTACTCTATCCAAACTATGTTTCAGCACAGAAAACATTTATATGCCCATCTGACATTTCCCACAGAACAGTTGACCTTGCAGGTTCTGAAATTACCCAGGGGATAAGCACACAGTTAAGAGATACAACAGGAGATACAGATGGAGCAGGTCTTTCTTATGCATATGCTTTATGGTGCCATGAGAATGTTGATATAGATACAGTTCTTGTGGTTGATAAGGCAGTTTATATTACAGATTATCAGGGAGGAACATATACAGCAGGAACACCTTGGAGTTTAACAGCATTGCAAAGTGGAGCAACTTCAACAAGTGGTGGAGCAAGTGCTGTTCCTGTTGGACTTCTCAACCACAAGAACGATGGAGTTAATGCCTGCTACATAGATGGGCATGTAAGATGGATACCAGTAGGAAAAGTTGAAGAACTGTTCCCAAATTACAACAATGCTGACAATTCTCAGGCAAAAGTAAGAAATCCATTATAATCTGAAAAGAGGAAGCCCCCGCTTTTAAAGCGGGGGCTTTTTTATTTTTATATAACATTTATCAGAATTTTCAATTCATTTTTTCTGTTGTAATATAATCCTTAAATTAATTTTTGCTGGTTCAAAATCTGGCTTTATTTTTAAAATTTTTTTAAGTATTTCTATTGATTTTTCTTTTTCTCCTATCTCATTTAAAGAAATTGCATAATCGTTTAAAATTTCAATATTTTTTTTTGTTTTTTCTGGCTCTAATTCAAAAACTCTTTCAAAATAAAAAATTGCTTCATTATGTTTGTTCAATCTCTGGCATGCTCTTGCTAAATTTAATATTATTAAAAAATCATTTTTATTAAATTTATATGCATTTAAGAAACAATATAAAG encodes:
- a CDS encoding DUF1559 domain-containing protein, which gives rise to MRKKGFTLIELLVVIAIIAILAAMLLPALARAREQARRSVCISNLKQIGLALRMYSQDYREFFPITSATTLQTAVGCLGLLYPNYVSAQKTFICPSDISHRTVDLAGSEITQGISTQLRDTTGDTDGAGLSYAYALWCHENVDIDTVLVVDKAVYITDYQGGTYTAGTPWSLTALQSGATSTSGGASAVPVGLLNHKNDGVNACYIDGHVRWIPVGKVEELFPNYNNADNSQAKVRNPL